Proteins from a single region of Streptomyces sp. TN58:
- a CDS encoding HtaA domain-containing protein, giving the protein MPARPVRTLTVALLAGLLGALLPAASAHAGAVQGGRLDWGVKSSFQSYVTGPVAKGGFQLKNGAATVGGSLFRFHSAAGSYDARTGAFEASYSGGVTFQGHRKPDGVYELDITVSRPTVRISGGSGTLYVDVSSKAKDTGTVSSERQVPFATLGVGGIDMKGGRTPLTLTNIPVTLTAQGARAFAGYYPAGAQLDPLSLSADVKPEPQPSPPAAAPPPSATTQAPQAPGGFSDAAVDWGVRRTFREYVTGSIGQGGWTLADGAQDGGALFRFPQGKGAYDGRQGTLDAAFAGTVRFTGAQLDLTLGRVGVKVENGKGVLSADVTTAGTTKSAVPLVEFDAGGLKAEGALVTLTEAPATLTEGGSQAFGSLYKAGTEMDPVSLAVALDATAKLPALPDLGSTAPPSATPAPTPSAAPAAAQSGTSPHTGLYAALAAAVLLSAGAGAFLVIRRRRAADTGAPR; this is encoded by the coding sequence ATGCCCGCGAGACCCGTCCGTACGCTCACCGTCGCCCTGTTGGCGGGCCTGCTGGGGGCCCTGCTCCCGGCGGCCTCCGCTCATGCGGGCGCCGTACAGGGGGGTCGGCTGGACTGGGGCGTCAAGTCGTCCTTCCAGAGTTATGTCACCGGCCCGGTGGCGAAAGGCGGTTTCCAGCTGAAGAACGGAGCCGCCACGGTCGGCGGGAGCCTGTTCCGCTTCCATTCGGCGGCCGGCTCCTACGACGCCAGGACCGGAGCGTTCGAAGCCTCGTACTCCGGCGGGGTCACCTTCCAGGGGCACCGCAAGCCCGACGGCGTGTACGAGCTGGACATAACCGTCAGCCGTCCGACCGTCAGGATCAGCGGTGGCAGCGGGACGCTGTACGTGGACGTCTCCAGCAAGGCCAAGGACACCGGCACGGTCAGCAGCGAGAGGCAGGTGCCCTTCGCGACACTGGGCGTCGGCGGGATCGACATGAAGGGCGGCAGGACCCCGCTGACCCTCACGAACATCCCGGTCACCCTTACCGCCCAGGGCGCCCGGGCCTTCGCCGGCTACTACCCGGCCGGCGCGCAGCTCGACCCCCTGTCCCTGTCGGCCGACGTGAAGCCGGAACCGCAGCCCTCGCCGCCGGCGGCGGCCCCGCCGCCGAGCGCCACCACCCAGGCACCGCAAGCGCCCGGGGGATTCAGCGACGCCGCCGTCGACTGGGGGGTGCGCCGTACCTTCCGCGAGTACGTCACCGGCTCGATCGGCCAGGGCGGGTGGACCCTGGCCGACGGGGCCCAGGACGGCGGCGCCCTGTTCCGCTTCCCGCAGGGCAAGGGCGCGTACGACGGCCGGCAGGGCACCCTGGACGCCGCGTTCGCCGGCACCGTCCGGTTCACCGGCGCCCAGCTGGACCTGACGCTGGGCCGGGTGGGCGTGAAGGTGGAGAACGGCAAGGGCGTCCTGTCCGCGGACGTGACCACTGCCGGCACGACCAAGAGCGCCGTCCCGCTGGTCGAGTTCGACGCCGGGGGGCTGAAGGCCGAGGGCGCACTGGTGACCTTGACCGAGGCCCCGGCCACCCTGACCGAGGGCGGCTCCCAGGCCTTCGGCTCCCTGTACAAGGCGGGCACCGAGATGGACCCCGTCTCGCTCGCCGTGGCCCTCGACGCGACGGCGAAGCTGCCGGCCCTGCCCGACCTCGGCTCCACCGCCCCGCCGTCGGCGACACCCGCGCCCACACCGTCGGCGGCGCCCGCCGCCGCGCAGTCGGGCACGTCCCCGCACACCGGGCTCTACGCGGCGCTGGCCGCGGCCGTTCTGCTGTCGGCCGGCGCCGGGGCCTTCCTCGTCATCCGCAGGCGCCGCGCAGCCGACACCGGCGCGCCCCGCTGA